A single genomic interval of Puntigrus tetrazona isolate hp1 chromosome 1, ASM1883169v1, whole genome shotgun sequence harbors:
- the kitb gene encoding KIT proto-oncogene, receptor tyrosine kinase b isoform X2 yields the protein MGHIWFLCTVLLLFAIPGGWFEPVITPNATHLVIPIGGQLQISCHDDAEASKVQWMREKGRKIDGGLEKDGARIIHLTSTQVQHMGRYTCKNTQTEEKSSIYIYVKDLENPFVRPVVGGLLVREGEDGTLPCLVTDPAVGHLSLLTCGGSGLPASLTFSAHPQRGITIKNVSRAFEGCYICAGEMNEKLVKSSQYNLVVLPVPEAEPSISLSRIENVILIQGQEFVLNCSTINSNFDISLSWSIPSETIAEKSQKSNILPGSREYQRSVGLHIKSVKMNDSGVYRCIARNEKGVSMATVNLEVYEHGFINLTEREDRVVEVREGESLTLSVEMTSYPSPIEVYWMYNNQQLKNTSEHVITLHNQQYRYVSELRLVRVHGSEGGIYTFSANHRYASVNQSFTVHVICKPVIVSQEGPVDGQVRCVASGYPVPKISWYYCEPPHTRCSHLLNATLADEEFAVVKVSGAEFGRSEVDSRLNVSKGKFHTLECVATTQGEQAYTLFSISERTVPHKLFTPLLSGVVSTSVLLSFFLVVLLYKYMQKPKYEIHWKVIESFDGNNYTYIDPTQLPYDPKWEFPRERLRFGKVLGSGAFGKVVAATAYGLCSADTVTTVAVKMLKPSAHSTEKEALMSELKVLSYIGNHINIVNLLGACTVGGPILVITEYCCYGDLLNFLRRKRDAFFSSKTGDGYYKNLLSQTQPSREGTDNGYMPMRSYQKRSTQTEWCDDKDDLSLDTEDLLSFSYQVAKGMDFLTSKNCIHRDLAARNVLLTQGRVAKICDFGLARDITRDSSYVLRGNARLPVKWMSPESLFACVYTFESDVWSYGILLWEIFSLGNTPYPGIPVGSTFYKMIQDGYRMSEPEFAPIEVYEVMRWCWSADPLKRPTFKKLVERTELLLSETTRHDYLNLSTSSSCKAFVPPGLQRAQRLSSVGSSTASTQPLLQATNDVFLENESI from the exons ATGGGGCACATTTGGTTTTTATGTACAGTTCTACTTTTATTCGCCATACCTGGAG GGTGGTTTGAACCTGTTATCACTCCCAATGCCACTCATCTGGTGATACCAATAGGTGGACAACTGCAAATCAGCTGTCATGACGATGCAGAGGCGAGCAAGGTGCAATGGATGCGGGAAAAAGGTCGGAAAATTGATGGAGGGCTAGAGAAAGATGGAGCTCGTATCATCCACCTCACCTCTACACAGGTACAGCACATGGGCCGCTACACCTGTAAAAACACTCAAACAGAAGAGAAGAGCTCCATCTACATCTATGTGAAAG ATTTAGAGAACCCTTTTGTGCGGCCCGTGGTAGGTGGCCTTTTGGTGAGGGAAGGAGAGGATGGCACCCTTCCTTGTTTAGTAACAGATCCAGCCGTCGGTCATCTGTCTCTTCTGACCTGCGGTGGCTCTGGTCTCCCAGCAAGCCTCACCTTCAGTGCTCATCCTCAGAGAGGGATCACCATCAAAAACGTCTCCAGAGCTTTTGAGGGCTGCTACATTTGTGCGGGAGAGATGAATGAAAAACTTGTGAAATCAAGCCAGTATAACTTGGTTGTGCTGCCAG TCCCGGAGGCGGAGCCATCGATCAGCCTATCCAGAATCGAAAATGTGATTTTGATCCAGGGTCAGGAGTTTGTGCTCAACTGTAGCACCATCAACAGCAACTTTGATATCAGCCTGAGCTGGAGTATCCCTTCTGAAACG ATTGCAGAGAAAAGCCAAAAATCAAACATCTTGCCGGGTTCTCGAGAATATCAGCGCTCAGTAGGACTGCACATCAAATCTGTGAAGATGAATGACTCAGGAGTTTATCGCTGTATTGCGAGGAATGAGAAAGGTGTCTCCATGGCAACTGTCAATCTGGAGGTTTACG AGCATGGTTTCATTAACCTTACGGAGCGAGAGGACAGGGTGGTGGAGGTGAGGGAGGGAGAAAGCCTGACCCTTAGCGTGGAGATGACTTCATACCCCAGTCCCATCGAAGTCTACTGGATGTATAACAATCAACAGCTCAAAAACACATCTGAACACGTCATTACACTGCACAACCAGCAGtacag GTACGTCAGTGAACTGAGGCTGGTTCGAGTTCATGGATCAGAGGGCGGGATCTACACAttctcagccaatcacagatATGCATCTGTCAATCAGTCATTCACTGTCCATGTTATAT GTAAACCCGTGATAGTTTCCCAGGAGGGGCCAGTTGATGGACAGGTGCGGTGCGTCGCTTCAGGATATCCTGTCCCAAAAATATCTTGGTATTACTGTGAGCCACCACATACACG GTGCTCACATCTGTTGAATGCGACACTGGCAGATGAGGAGTTTGCAGTGGTCAAAGTGTCAGGGGCAGAATTCGGACGAAGCGAGGTGGATAGTCGACTTAATGTCAGCAAAGGAAAATTTCACACACTTGAGTGTGTGGCAACAACCCAGGGAGAGCAGGCGTACACCCTCTTTTCCATCAGCG AGAGAACAGTGCCTCATAAACTCTTCACCCCTCTGCTCTCTGGAGTCGTGTCTACTTCTGTTCTGCTCAGCTTCTTTCTGGTGGTTCTGCTCTACAAATACATGCAG AAACCCAAATATGAGATCCACTGGAAGGTGATCGAAAGTTTTGATGGCAACAATTATACCTACATAGACCCAACGCAGCTGCCTTATGACCCCAAATGGGAGTTTCCAAGGGAGAGACTGCGTTTTG GTAAAGTCCTCGGCTCTGGAGCATTTGGTAAAGTGGTGGCAGCTACAGCATATGGACTTTGCTCAGCAGACACAGTGACCACTGTAgctgtaaaaatgctaaaac CGAGTGCTCACTCCACTGAGAAAGAGGCTCTAATGTCGGAGTTAAAGGTTCTGAGCTACATCGGCAATCATATAAATATTGTCAACTTGCTTGGTGCCTGTACAGTCGGAG GCCCCATTCTGGTGATCACAGAATACTGTTGCTATGGCGACCTATTGAACTTTCTAAGAAGAAAGCGGGATGCATTTTTCAGTTCCAAAACAGGCGATGGATATTACAAAAATCTGCTCAGCCAAACACAGCCTTCAAG aGAGGGCACTGATAATGGATACATGCCCATGAGGTCGTATCAGAAGAGGTCGACTCAGACAG AATGGTGCGATGACAAAGATGATCTCTCTTTGGATACTGAGGACTTACTCAGCTTCTCATATCAAGTGGCTAAAGGCATGGACTTCCTCACTTCTAAAAAT TGTATTCACAGAGATCTGGCTGCCAGGAATGTATTACTGACTCAGGGTCGGGTAGCAAAGATATGTGATTTCGGTTTGGCACGTGACATCACAAGAGATTCCAGCTACGTCCTGAGAGGAAAT GCACGCTTACCAGTTAAATGGATGTCCCCAGAGAGCCTGTTTGCTTGTGTGTACACTTTTGAGAGTGATGTCTGGTCCTACGGCATTCTGTTGTGGGAGATCTTCTCTCTGG GTAACACGCCATATCCGGGTATTCCAGTCGGTTCCACATTCTATAAGATGATACAAGATGGATACAGAATGAGTGAACCTGAGTTTGCCCCAATTGAAGT TTATGAGGTAATGAGATGGTGTTGGAGTGCTGACCCTCTGAAGAGACCAACCTTCAAGAAACTGGTGGAAAGGACTGAACTCCTGCTGTCGGAAACCACCAGACAT GATTACTTGAATCTCAGCACTAGCAGCAGCTGCAAGGCGTTTGTTCCTCCAGGCCTGCAGAGGGCACAAAGGCTGAGTTCTGTGGGCAGCTCGACAGCCTCAACTCAACCCCTGCTGCAGGCAACAAATGATGTTTTTCTGGAGAATGAAAGCATATAA
- the kitb gene encoding KIT proto-oncogene, receptor tyrosine kinase b isoform X1: MGHIWFLCTVLLLFAIPGGWFEPVITPNATHLVIPIGGQLQISCHDDAEASKVQWMREKGRKIDGGLEKDGARIIHLTSTQVQHMGRYTCKNTQTEEKSSIYIYVKDLENPFVRPVVGGLLVREGEDGTLPCLVTDPAVGHLSLLTCGGSGLPASLTFSAHPQRGITIKNVSRAFEGCYICAGEMNEKLVKSSQYNLVVLPVPEAEPSISLSRIENVILIQGQEFVLNCSTINSNFDISLSWSIPSETIAEKSQKSNILPGSREYQRSVGLHIKSVKMNDSGVYRCIARNEKGVSMATVNLEVYEHGFINLTEREDRVVEVREGESLTLSVEMTSYPSPIEVYWMYNNQQLKNTSEHVITLHNQQYRYVSELRLVRVHGSEGGIYTFSANHRYASVNQSFTVHVICKPVIVSQEGPVDGQVRCVASGYPVPKISWYYCEPPHTRCSHLLNATLADEEFAVVKVSGAEFGRSEVDSRLNVSKGKFHTLECVATTQGEQAYTLFSISERTVPHKLFTPLLSGVVSTSVLLSFFLVVLLYKYMQKPKYEIHWKVIESFDGNNYTYIDPTQLPYDPKWEFPRERLRFGKVLGSGAFGKVVAATAYGLCSADTVTTVAVKMLKPSAHSTEKEALMSELKVLSYIGNHINIVNLLGACTVGGPILVITEYCCYGDLLNFLRRKRDAFFSSKTGDGYYKNLLSQTQPSREGTDNGYMPMRSYQKRSTQTGTCISKECKQHPLSYTFHSVSSLSEWCDDKDDLSLDTEDLLSFSYQVAKGMDFLTSKNCIHRDLAARNVLLTQGRVAKICDFGLARDITRDSSYVLRGNARLPVKWMSPESLFACVYTFESDVWSYGILLWEIFSLGNTPYPGIPVGSTFYKMIQDGYRMSEPEFAPIEVYEVMRWCWSADPLKRPTFKKLVERTELLLSETTRHDYLNLSTSSSCKAFVPPGLQRAQRLSSVGSSTASTQPLLQATNDVFLENESI, encoded by the exons ATGGGGCACATTTGGTTTTTATGTACAGTTCTACTTTTATTCGCCATACCTGGAG GGTGGTTTGAACCTGTTATCACTCCCAATGCCACTCATCTGGTGATACCAATAGGTGGACAACTGCAAATCAGCTGTCATGACGATGCAGAGGCGAGCAAGGTGCAATGGATGCGGGAAAAAGGTCGGAAAATTGATGGAGGGCTAGAGAAAGATGGAGCTCGTATCATCCACCTCACCTCTACACAGGTACAGCACATGGGCCGCTACACCTGTAAAAACACTCAAACAGAAGAGAAGAGCTCCATCTACATCTATGTGAAAG ATTTAGAGAACCCTTTTGTGCGGCCCGTGGTAGGTGGCCTTTTGGTGAGGGAAGGAGAGGATGGCACCCTTCCTTGTTTAGTAACAGATCCAGCCGTCGGTCATCTGTCTCTTCTGACCTGCGGTGGCTCTGGTCTCCCAGCAAGCCTCACCTTCAGTGCTCATCCTCAGAGAGGGATCACCATCAAAAACGTCTCCAGAGCTTTTGAGGGCTGCTACATTTGTGCGGGAGAGATGAATGAAAAACTTGTGAAATCAAGCCAGTATAACTTGGTTGTGCTGCCAG TCCCGGAGGCGGAGCCATCGATCAGCCTATCCAGAATCGAAAATGTGATTTTGATCCAGGGTCAGGAGTTTGTGCTCAACTGTAGCACCATCAACAGCAACTTTGATATCAGCCTGAGCTGGAGTATCCCTTCTGAAACG ATTGCAGAGAAAAGCCAAAAATCAAACATCTTGCCGGGTTCTCGAGAATATCAGCGCTCAGTAGGACTGCACATCAAATCTGTGAAGATGAATGACTCAGGAGTTTATCGCTGTATTGCGAGGAATGAGAAAGGTGTCTCCATGGCAACTGTCAATCTGGAGGTTTACG AGCATGGTTTCATTAACCTTACGGAGCGAGAGGACAGGGTGGTGGAGGTGAGGGAGGGAGAAAGCCTGACCCTTAGCGTGGAGATGACTTCATACCCCAGTCCCATCGAAGTCTACTGGATGTATAACAATCAACAGCTCAAAAACACATCTGAACACGTCATTACACTGCACAACCAGCAGtacag GTACGTCAGTGAACTGAGGCTGGTTCGAGTTCATGGATCAGAGGGCGGGATCTACACAttctcagccaatcacagatATGCATCTGTCAATCAGTCATTCACTGTCCATGTTATAT GTAAACCCGTGATAGTTTCCCAGGAGGGGCCAGTTGATGGACAGGTGCGGTGCGTCGCTTCAGGATATCCTGTCCCAAAAATATCTTGGTATTACTGTGAGCCACCACATACACG GTGCTCACATCTGTTGAATGCGACACTGGCAGATGAGGAGTTTGCAGTGGTCAAAGTGTCAGGGGCAGAATTCGGACGAAGCGAGGTGGATAGTCGACTTAATGTCAGCAAAGGAAAATTTCACACACTTGAGTGTGTGGCAACAACCCAGGGAGAGCAGGCGTACACCCTCTTTTCCATCAGCG AGAGAACAGTGCCTCATAAACTCTTCACCCCTCTGCTCTCTGGAGTCGTGTCTACTTCTGTTCTGCTCAGCTTCTTTCTGGTGGTTCTGCTCTACAAATACATGCAG AAACCCAAATATGAGATCCACTGGAAGGTGATCGAAAGTTTTGATGGCAACAATTATACCTACATAGACCCAACGCAGCTGCCTTATGACCCCAAATGGGAGTTTCCAAGGGAGAGACTGCGTTTTG GTAAAGTCCTCGGCTCTGGAGCATTTGGTAAAGTGGTGGCAGCTACAGCATATGGACTTTGCTCAGCAGACACAGTGACCACTGTAgctgtaaaaatgctaaaac CGAGTGCTCACTCCACTGAGAAAGAGGCTCTAATGTCGGAGTTAAAGGTTCTGAGCTACATCGGCAATCATATAAATATTGTCAACTTGCTTGGTGCCTGTACAGTCGGAG GCCCCATTCTGGTGATCACAGAATACTGTTGCTATGGCGACCTATTGAACTTTCTAAGAAGAAAGCGGGATGCATTTTTCAGTTCCAAAACAGGCGATGGATATTACAAAAATCTGCTCAGCCAAACACAGCCTTCAAG aGAGGGCACTGATAATGGATACATGCCCATGAGGTCGTATCAGAAGAGGTCGACTCAGACAGGTACGTGCATCTCAAAAGAATGCAAGCAACATCCGTTATCGTACACTTTTCATTCTGTATCATCTCTCTCAGAATGGTGCGATGACAAAGATGATCTCTCTTTGGATACTGAGGACTTACTCAGCTTCTCATATCAAGTGGCTAAAGGCATGGACTTCCTCACTTCTAAAAAT TGTATTCACAGAGATCTGGCTGCCAGGAATGTATTACTGACTCAGGGTCGGGTAGCAAAGATATGTGATTTCGGTTTGGCACGTGACATCACAAGAGATTCCAGCTACGTCCTGAGAGGAAAT GCACGCTTACCAGTTAAATGGATGTCCCCAGAGAGCCTGTTTGCTTGTGTGTACACTTTTGAGAGTGATGTCTGGTCCTACGGCATTCTGTTGTGGGAGATCTTCTCTCTGG GTAACACGCCATATCCGGGTATTCCAGTCGGTTCCACATTCTATAAGATGATACAAGATGGATACAGAATGAGTGAACCTGAGTTTGCCCCAATTGAAGT TTATGAGGTAATGAGATGGTGTTGGAGTGCTGACCCTCTGAAGAGACCAACCTTCAAGAAACTGGTGGAAAGGACTGAACTCCTGCTGTCGGAAACCACCAGACAT GATTACTTGAATCTCAGCACTAGCAGCAGCTGCAAGGCGTTTGTTCCTCCAGGCCTGCAGAGGGCACAAAGGCTGAGTTCTGTGGGCAGCTCGACAGCCTCAACTCAACCCCTGCTGCAGGCAACAAATGATGTTTTTCTGGAGAATGAAAGCATATAA
- the clockb gene encoding LOW QUALITY PROTEIN: clock circadian regulator b (The sequence of the model RefSeq protein was modified relative to this genomic sequence to represent the inferred CDS: inserted 1 base in 1 codon) has product MSSRDRDDCSVFDGLMEEDEKDKAKRVSRNKSEKKRRDQFNVLIKELGTMLPGNTRKMDKSTILQKSIDYLCKHKEIAAQSESSEIKQDWKPPFLCNEEFTQLMLEALDGFFIVMLTDGNIIYSSESVTSLLEHLPSDMVDQNLLNFLPLGEHAEVYKVLSSHPDIENLNSDYLKSKNQMEFCCHMLRGSVDPKKPPVYEYVKFIGNFKSLANMPLATRNGLEGILQHSLQPAFDDKVCFIATVRLAKPQFIKEMCMVEEPNEEFTSRHSLEWKFLLLDHRAPPIIGYMPFEVLGTSGYDYYHVDDLHSLAKCHEHLMQFGKGKSCYYRFLTKGQQWIWLQTNYYITYHQWNSRPXFIVCTHTVVSYAEVRAEQRREMGIEESPPELPGDKSQISGSESELNTSRLKEVLERFSNSRTPSTSSRSSRKSSHTAVSDNTCTSTPSKLQMDVSTSPRPATVDMTPQRRSSISTQSMSSQNTNQTESPVQINQQQQSQPQQQVQPNALFSAQLNAMQHLKEQLEQRTRMIEANIHKQQEELRQIHEQLQRVQGQGPQMILQQSGAGLSVQLPQAGGAQTNILGIGAQTGVVTIQGQNVTSTAQSGTVPQQQAVSQQQVPRSLPQGSSVTQCGPVYNTMMISQPANASVVQIPSSLASKINQGNAINRFPAGQQLVTKIVTAPMACGTVMVPTTMFMGQVVTAYSPFAQQQGQTQTIALQPQSTVPAEQQAQTTTSQQQGATQQPTKQQQPFLQSTRLLHGNQSTQLILQAFPIQQQGTFPQSQQQQQQQLKPQTQKQQKATPSRQTDSTSAKTQ; this is encoded by the exons ATGAGCTCCAGAGACAG GGATGATTGTAGTGTTTTTGATGGGCTGATGGAGGAAGATGAGAAAGATAAGGCAAAACG AGTTTCAAGAAATAAGTCGGAGAAGAAAAGGCGAGACCAGTTCAATGTTCTCATTAAAGAGCTTGGCACCATGTTGCCCGGAAATACGCGCAAGATGGACAAGTCTACAATATTGCAGAAAAGCATAGACTACCTGTGCAAGCACAAAG AAATTGCTGCACAGTCTGAGTCGAGCGAGATCAAGCAAGATTGGAAACCTCCATTTCTTTGCAATGAGGAGTTTACACAGCTGATGCTCGAG gcgcTGGATGGGTTCTTCATAGTGATGCTGACAGACGGCAACATCATTTACTCCTCAGAAAGTGTAACTTCTCTGCTTGAGCATTTGCCT TCGGATATGGTGGATCAGAACCTTTTAAACTTTCTACCATTGGGGGAGCATGCAGAAGTCTATAAAGTGCTGTCCTCACACCCAGACATTGAAAACCTCAACTCTGATTACCTCAAAT CCAAGAACCAGATGGAGTTTTGTTGTCATATGCTCCGAGGTTCTGTGGATCCCAAGAAACCGCCTGTGTATGAATATGTCAAGTTTATTGGCAATTTTAAGTCACTCGCCAACA TGCCTCTTGCAACCCGAAATGGCCTCGAGGGAATTTTACAGCACTCGTTGCAGCCTGCCTTCGATGATAAAGTCTGTTTTATCGCGACCGTGAGGCTCGCCAAACCCCAGTTCATCAAA GAGATGTGCATGGTAGAGGAGCCCAATGAAGAATTCACATCTCGACACAGTCTGGAGTGGAAATTCCTCTTATTAGATCACAG GGCGCCTCCTATCATTGGCTATATGCCCTTTGAGGTGTTGGGAACGTCAGGCTATGACTATTATCATGTAGACGACTTGCATTCATTGGCCAAATGCCACGAGCATT TAATGCAGTTTGGAAAAGGGAAATCGTGTTATTATCGCTTTTTAACAAAAGGGCAGCAGTGGATTTGGCTTCAGACTAACTACTACATCACCTATCACCAGTGGAACTCAAGAC AGTTCATCGTGTGCACGCACACAGTTGTGAG ttATGCTGAGGTGCGAGCGGAGCAGAGGAGAGAGATGGGTATAGAGGAATCTCCCCCTGAGCTGCCCGGAGATAAG TCTCAGATTTCTGGCTCTGAATCGGAGTTAAACACCTCCAGACTGAAGGAGGTTCTGGAGCGCTTCAGTAACAGTCGCACACCGTCAACCTCCTCAAGGAGCTCCCGCAAGTCTTCACACACCGCCGTGTCTGACAACACCTGCACCT CAACTCCCTCTAAGCTGCAGATGGACGTGAGCACTTCACCCCGGCCCGCCACCGTTGACATGACACCCCAACGTCGCTCTTCTATCAGCACCCAG TCCATGAGTTCTCAGAACACCAATCAGACTGAATCTCCGGTCCAAATCAACCAACAGCAACAATCTCAACCACAGCAGCAGGTTCAGCCTAATGCCCTA TTCTCTGCGCAGTTGAACGCAATGCAGCACCTCAAGGAGCAGTTGGAGCAAAGGACGCGCATGATCGAAGCTAACATTCACAAACAGCAGGAGGAACTGAGACAGATTCATGAGCAGCTCCAGAGGGTGCAGGGACAAGGCCCTCAG ATGATACTGCAGCAGTCGGGTGCTGGACTGAGTGTACAGTTGCCGCAGGCTGGAGGAGCACAGACTAACATTTTAGGGATTGGAGCGCAGACCGGGGTTGTAACTATACAGGGCCAAAATGTGACAAGTACAGCACAGAGCGGGACTGTTCCACAGCAACAAGCCGTTTCACAGCAACAGGTTCCTCGGTCCCTGCCGCAGGGCTCTTCTGTTACACAG tgCGGTCCTGTGTATAATACCATGATGATCAGCCAGCCCGCCAATGCAAGTGTTGTGCAGATACCCAGCAGTCTggcatcaaaaataaatcaggGAAATGCAATCAACAG GTTTCCTGCCGGGCAGCAGTTGGTTACTAAGATTGTGACGGCTCCAATGGCATGTGGCACCGTCATGGTACCCACAACAATGTTTATGGGTCAGGTTGTCACGGCTTACAGTCCGTTTGCACAGCAACAAGGTCAGACACAGACCATAGCTCTGCAGCCTCAGTCAACGGTTCCTGCAGAACAGCAGGCTCAAACTACCACAAGTCAACAACAGGGGGCGACACAGCAACCAACAAAGCAGCAGCAACCATTTTTACAG AGCACACGCCTTCTTCATGGCAACCAGTCCACACAACTGATCCTGCAGGCTTTCCCTATTCAACAGCAAGGTACATTTCCTCAAtcacaacagcagcagcagcagcagctgaaaccacagACTCAAAAACAGCAGAAAGCAACCCCTTCTCGTCAGACTGACAGCACTAGTGCCAAGACTCAGTAA